Proteins encoded within one genomic window of Eleutherodactylus coqui strain aEleCoq1 chromosome 1, aEleCoq1.hap1, whole genome shotgun sequence:
- the LOC136606002 gene encoding cell division cycle-associated protein 7-like, producing MSRKSSTVSVPQKSHRHSLRLALKKKEANSDSSDSEEHKWNSSSSDSEVSLGPVRHASDSEEEQPNEFLRKRAKNIKENKAMLAQLMAALESLPGHLQEESTVQNSSTQKYKRRPRESLPKVEPKRNPDRAARRVTRSMGMLQAVSPEKEGNRRRTENLSLKEVRARHRKPVRQPSSRLSIHAIPHVVRPVEDITEDELNNVADNVNDKVYNTVHGSTCHQCRQKTTDTKTNCRNKECHGIQGQFCGPCLRNRYGEDVRKALLDPNWTCPVCRKICNCSFCRQRDGHSATGILYPLARHRGFSDVHSYLSSLQKRNGEESEEDEP from the exons ATGTCTAGAAAGTCATCCACAGTTTCCGTTCCTCAAAAAAGCCATAGGCATTCCCTCAGGCTGGCGCTAAAGAAGAAAGAGGCCAACTCTGATTCTAGCGACTCTGAAGAACACAAATGGAACTCCTCATCGTCTGATTCAGAAGTCAGTCTCGGACCAGTAAGGCACGCAAgtgattcggaggaagaacagcCAAATGAATTCTTACGAAAAAGAGCCAAAAACATCAAGGAGAACAAGGCCATG CTTGCTCAACTTATGGCCGCGTTGGAGTCTCTCCCGGGACATCTGCAGGAAGAGTCTACTGTACAGAATAGCAGTACCCAG AAGTACAAAAGACGTCCTCGCGAATCTCTTCCTAAAGTTGAACCTAAGAGGAATCCAGATCGAGCAGCTCGACGTGTGACCCGCTCTATGGGAATGTTACAGGCTGTGTCTCCAGAAAAGGAGGGAAACCGTCGGCGTACTGAGAATCTATCACTAAAGGAAGTAAGAGCCAGACAT AGGAAGCCGGTAAGACAGCCATCTTCTCGTCTGAGCATTCATGCCATTCCCCATGTTGTGCGACCCGTGGAGGATATCACAGAAGATGAACTGAATAATGTTGCTGATAATGTGAATGATAAGGTGTACAACACAGTGCAT GGCTCCACATGTCATCAGTGCCGTCAGAAAACTACAGACACAAAGACAAACTGCCGCAACAAAGAGTGTCATGGAATTCAAGGACAGTTCTGTGGACCTTGCCTTAGGAACAGATATGGAGAAGATGTGCGCAAGGCTCTTCTAGATCCT AACTGGACCTGCCCAGTATGCCGGAAGATCTGTAACTGCAGTTTTTGTCGCCAACGAGATGGACACTCTGCTACTGGCATCCTTTATCCTCTTGCTCGGCATCGTGGCTTCAGTGATGTTCATTCCTATCTTAGCAG